In the Mycolicibacterium thermoresistibile genome, one interval contains:
- a CDS encoding DUF1942 domain-containing protein: MNSKILAAPVVLATAAGLALATAAPAPARPGVADFGATQHLHDGGVTIAYTLEELEPSDDVVSNVALQGRLWEVSVTVEAVEGAATPVIPFFNARSADGQNYRALFTAVGEEALSGATLGQGQETEGNIYFDVTGAPPTEVVYNDAVQDRLIWR; the protein is encoded by the coding sequence ATGAACTCGAAGATCCTGGCAGCACCGGTGGTTCTGGCGACGGCCGCCGGTCTCGCCCTCGCGACGGCCGCTCCCGCGCCCGCGCGGCCGGGCGTCGCCGATTTCGGCGCCACCCAGCACCTTCACGACGGCGGGGTGACCATCGCCTACACGCTCGAGGAGCTCGAACCCAGCGACGACGTCGTGAGCAACGTCGCGCTACAGGGGCGACTCTGGGAGGTGAGCGTCACCGTCGAAGCGGTCGAGGGCGCCGCCACCCCGGTCATCCCGTTCTTCAACGCCCGCAGCGCCGACGGGCAGAACTACCGGGCGTTGTTCACCGCGGTCGGCGAGGAGGCGCTCAGCGGGGCGACGCTGGGCCAGGGCCAGGAGACCGAGGGCAACATCTACTTCGACGTGACCGGCGCCCCGCCGACAGAGGTGGTCTACAACGACGCCGTGCAGGACCGGCTCATCTGGCGCTGA
- a CDS encoding enoyl-CoA hydratase yields MTSDRVVSRTDHGPVRLLTMNRPESRNALSRNLIRELYTAFEEADQDASVRAMVLTGADPAFCAGVDLKEAQRDGMTYFDEFRTHDCITKPAELRTPIIAAVNGPTFTGGLEMALGCDFLIASDRAVFADTHARVGILPGGGMTARLPQVVGAAMARRMSMTGEVIDAARAERLGLVTEVVEHDRLLDRALELAGQIAEVPADTMAGLKEIYARGIGPVIAPALAAEQDIAAAQLRDFGGLGERFMAVSQRNRQQLG; encoded by the coding sequence ATGACCTCTGACCGGGTGGTGTCGCGCACGGACCACGGCCCCGTGCGGCTGCTCACCATGAATCGTCCGGAATCTCGGAACGCCCTGAGCCGCAATCTGATCCGCGAGCTGTACACCGCGTTCGAGGAGGCCGATCAGGACGCTTCGGTCCGGGCGATGGTGCTGACCGGAGCCGATCCGGCGTTCTGCGCCGGGGTGGACCTCAAAGAGGCCCAGCGGGACGGCATGACGTACTTCGACGAGTTCCGCACCCACGACTGCATCACCAAGCCCGCCGAACTGCGCACCCCGATCATCGCAGCGGTCAACGGGCCGACGTTCACCGGCGGACTCGAGATGGCCTTGGGCTGCGACTTCCTCATCGCCTCCGACCGGGCGGTGTTCGCCGACACCCACGCGCGCGTCGGCATCCTCCCCGGCGGCGGGATGACGGCACGGCTGCCGCAGGTGGTGGGCGCCGCGATGGCACGCCGGATGTCGATGACCGGGGAGGTCATCGACGCCGCCCGCGCCGAACGGCTCGGGCTGGTCACCGAGGTCGTCGAGCACGACCGGTTGCTGGACCGCGCGCTGGAGCTGGCCGGGCAGATCGCCGAGGTGCCCGCCGACACCATGGCCGGCCTCAAAGAGATCTACGCCCGCGGAATCGGACCGGTGATCGCTCCGGCGCTGGCCGCCGAACAGGACATCGCGGCCGCGCAGCTACGCGATTTCGGCGGGCTCGGCGAACGCTTCATGGCAGTATCGCAACGCAACAGACAACAGTTGGGGTAG
- a CDS encoding FAD-dependent oxidoreductase — MARETTTDVVVVGAGPVGLAVACGLLAHGLDVRVIDKAPAPATTSRANFLHARGSEVLDRLGALGGLPERSVRAMQITTHLGGEPVMRMQFGDPGMRTAAPPMVISQAEVEAALRNRLAELGGRVELDCPLTGLRQDASTVTAGIGGGGELRGRWLVGCDGTGSSTRKSVGIGYPGARLSERFLLADVYLDWRLDRSGTTGWIHPDGMVGAMPMPDGLWRIIAYDPGPGDLDQGALERLLYERTGHRVKVTGTVWQSEFRVHRRLADTYRRGRVFIAGDAAHAHAPFGGQGMLTGLGDAENLAFKLALVIRGYAGPALLDTYEAERRPLATEVLRNTSAATKLNIADRGVGRFLRDRVVLPLLALPSVQRRLTYQTSQLWVTYRGGPLAPRTVSMTTPRPGDRVPDQRCVRDDGHISRLYEQLGGRWAVLEPGSGRHHREGPGLLGTAHTFLGEYVVGLRGAEMRGCDAFLVRPDGHLAWRGRDATDLADWLKSALTVGRVR; from the coding sequence ATGGCGCGCGAGACGACGACCGACGTCGTGGTGGTGGGAGCGGGGCCGGTCGGCCTCGCGGTGGCCTGCGGGCTGCTCGCCCACGGGCTGGACGTGCGGGTCATCGACAAGGCGCCGGCCCCGGCGACGACCTCGCGGGCCAACTTCCTGCACGCTCGGGGGTCGGAGGTCCTCGACCGGCTCGGTGCGCTGGGAGGTCTGCCCGAACGTTCGGTGCGGGCCATGCAGATCACCACTCATCTCGGCGGCGAGCCGGTGATGCGGATGCAGTTCGGTGATCCGGGGATGCGGACCGCGGCGCCGCCGATGGTCATCTCCCAGGCCGAGGTCGAGGCGGCGTTGCGGAACCGGCTGGCCGAGCTGGGCGGCCGGGTGGAGTTGGACTGCCCGCTGACCGGTCTGCGCCAGGACGCGTCGACGGTGACCGCCGGGATCGGGGGCGGCGGCGAACTGCGCGGCCGCTGGCTGGTGGGCTGCGACGGCACCGGCAGCAGTACCCGGAAATCGGTCGGCATCGGATACCCCGGGGCGCGGCTCAGCGAGCGGTTCCTGCTCGCCGACGTCTACCTGGACTGGCGGTTGGACCGGTCCGGCACCACCGGGTGGATCCATCCCGACGGCATGGTCGGCGCGATGCCGATGCCGGACGGATTGTGGCGCATCATCGCCTACGATCCCGGGCCGGGCGATCTCGATCAGGGCGCGCTGGAGCGGTTGCTGTACGAGCGGACCGGGCACCGGGTGAAGGTCACCGGCACGGTGTGGCAGTCGGAGTTCCGGGTGCACCGCCGTCTCGCCGACACCTACCGCCGCGGCCGGGTGTTCATCGCCGGTGACGCCGCGCACGCCCACGCCCCGTTCGGCGGTCAGGGCATGTTGACCGGGTTGGGTGACGCGGAGAACCTCGCCTTCAAACTCGCGCTGGTGATCCGGGGCTACGCCGGTCCCGCGCTGCTCGACACCTATGAGGCCGAACGGCGTCCGCTGGCCACCGAGGTGCTGCGCAACACCAGCGCCGCCACCAAGCTCAACATCGCCGACCGCGGCGTCGGCCGGTTCCTGCGCGACCGTGTGGTGCTGCCGTTGCTGGCGCTGCCGTCGGTGCAGCGCCGGCTGACCTATCAGACATCGCAGCTGTGGGTGACCTACCGGGGCGGGCCGCTGGCGCCCCGAACGGTGTCGATGACCACCCCGCGGCCGGGGGACCGGGTGCCCGATCAGCGGTGCGTGCGCGATGACGGGCATATCAGCCGGTTGTACGAACAGCTGGGTGGCCGGTGGGCGGTGCTGGAACCCGGTTCGGGCCGGCATCACCGAGAGGGTCCGGGGCTGCTCGGGACGGCCCACACCTTCCTGGGTGAGTACGTCGTCGGATTGCGCGGAGCCGAGATGCGCGGGTGTGACGCCTTTCTCGTGCGTCCCGACGGTCATCTGGCGTGGCGGGGCCGGGACGCGACCGATCTCGCGGACTGGTTGAAGTCGGCGCTGACTGTCGGGCGGGTACGGTGA
- a CDS encoding TetR/AcrR family transcriptional regulator gives MTATDAAATGRAAARGRPRDPALDSAILDAALEIFVEQGISALSIEQVARRAGVGKPTIYRRWSDKEQLVADAIEHRVSAELAWPTPAEASVSDPYELVRRNISAAARTAADPAFRGLIAAIYGSAVTHPALLRTYWEHYILPRRTAAIALLRRARDLGTVAADADLDVLVDMLAGAVTYRVLQPEPPSARQLRCYLEVAYRQVGLLP, from the coding sequence GTGACCGCCACGGACGCGGCCGCCACCGGCCGGGCCGCCGCGCGGGGGCGGCCCCGAGACCCGGCTCTGGACTCCGCGATTCTCGACGCCGCGCTGGAAATCTTCGTCGAGCAGGGTATTTCCGCGCTGAGCATCGAACAGGTGGCCAGACGCGCCGGTGTCGGCAAGCCGACCATCTACCGACGCTGGTCCGACAAGGAGCAACTCGTCGCCGACGCCATCGAACACCGGGTGAGCGCCGAACTGGCCTGGCCCACTCCGGCCGAAGCCTCGGTCTCGGATCCGTATGAGCTGGTGCGGCGCAACATCTCCGCGGCTGCCCGGACCGCTGCGGACCCCGCGTTCCGTGGTCTCATCGCCGCGATCTACGGTTCGGCGGTGACCCATCCGGCGCTGTTGCGAACCTATTGGGAGCACTACATTCTGCCGCGCCGCACCGCCGCCATCGCCCTGCTCCGGCGGGCCCGGGACCTCGGAACGGTGGCGGCCGACGCCGATCTGGACGTACTCGTCGACATGCTCGCCGGCGCAGTGACTTACCGTGTGCTGCAACCTGAGCCACCCTCGGCACGCCAGCTCCGGTGCTATCTGGAGGTGGCCTATCGCCAGGTCGGGCTGCTGCCCTGA
- a CDS encoding HNH endonuclease signature motif containing protein codes for MGQQFVTAGAARARVGELLAAVDAAYAEMRALCLDEVGTGFRLELAERLETQCRINRGLMYRVFAQLADPPDEPAMVPAVRDRLWARLRITPGEVKRRLRVAALLRPRRRLSGPPLPPVLARVAGAVESGLLGEEHLRVITTVMAALPSAVSVTDREAVEASLIAEAARSDAGIVRQAGRRIEEIFNPDGHYDDQDRARRRGIHLGDQQRDGMSAISGWIDPQLRAYLEAVTAAVRPGRHLPHTTTDTTGTTGTTETTDTAGTAATAAADTAATAADTAADGVGDIDTGGVDLRSAAQRRHDGLTLGLKIAVASGRLGSHRGHPVTVIVRTTLGELNQAAHAVADPRVSMPGPARTGGTGVLPMRELIRMAADAIHYLAVFDDHTERPLYLGRQKRIATADQRLICYARDGGCTAPGCGEPGYHAEAHHQPAWEDGGLTDADHLFFACGPHHSGLTEGRWQATITPTGRLAWTNDHHPPTVNHAHHPEELLRAHTDPPEDPG; via the coding sequence ATGGGTCAGCAGTTCGTCACCGCCGGGGCCGCCCGGGCGCGGGTGGGTGAGTTGCTGGCCGCGGTGGATGCGGCGTATGCCGAGATGCGCGCGTTGTGTCTCGATGAGGTCGGTACCGGGTTTCGGCTGGAGTTGGCCGAGCGGTTGGAGACGCAGTGTCGGATCAATCGGGGGTTGATGTATCGGGTGTTCGCCCAGTTGGCCGACCCGCCTGATGAACCGGCGATGGTGCCGGCGGTCAGAGACCGGTTGTGGGCGCGGTTGCGGATCACCCCTGGTGAGGTGAAACGCCGGTTGCGGGTGGCCGCACTGCTGCGGCCGCGCCGCCGGCTCAGCGGCCCACCGCTGCCGCCGGTGTTGGCGCGGGTGGCCGGGGCTGTCGAGTCCGGGCTGCTCGGTGAGGAGCATCTGCGGGTCATCACCACGGTGATGGCTGCGTTGCCGTCGGCGGTGTCGGTGACCGATCGGGAGGCGGTGGAAGCCAGCCTTATCGCCGAGGCCGCCCGAAGTGATGCCGGCATCGTGCGGCAGGCGGGGCGGCGGATCGAGGAGATCTTCAACCCCGACGGGCATTACGACGATCAGGACCGGGCCCGCCGCCGCGGCATCCACCTCGGTGACCAACAGCGTGATGGGATGTCGGCGATCTCCGGGTGGATCGACCCGCAACTGCGCGCCTATCTGGAGGCCGTCACCGCCGCGGTCCGCCCGGGCCGCCATCTACCCCACACCACCACCGATACCACCGGCACCACCGGCACCACTGAGACCACCGATACCGCCGGCACCGCTGCGACGGCCGCCGCTGATACCGCTGCGACGGCCGCCGATACCGCTGCTGACGGGGTTGGGGATATCGATACCGGGGGTGTGGATTTGCGCAGTGCGGCTCAGCGCCGCCATGACGGGCTCACACTCGGGTTGAAGATCGCGGTGGCCTCCGGGCGGTTGGGGTCGCATCGGGGGCATCCGGTGACGGTGATCGTGCGCACCACCCTGGGCGAGTTGAATCAGGCCGCCCACGCCGTGGCCGACCCCAGGGTGTCGATGCCCGGGCCGGCGCGTACCGGGGGTACCGGGGTGCTGCCGATGCGGGAGTTGATCCGTATGGCCGCCGACGCCATCCACTACCTGGCGGTGTTCGACGACCACACCGAACGCCCACTGTATCTGGGCCGGCAGAAACGCATCGCCACCGCCGATCAGCGCCTCATCTGCTACGCCCGCGACGGCGGCTGCACCGCACCCGGCTGCGGTGAGCCCGGCTACCACGCCGAAGCCCACCACCAACCCGCCTGGGAGGACGGCGGTCTCACCGACGCCGACCACCTGTTCTTCGCCTGCGGCCCCCACCACAGCGGCCTGACCGAAGGCCGCTGGCAGGCCACCATCACCCCCACCGGCCGACTCGCCTGGACCAACGACCACCACCCACCCACCGTCAACCACGCCCACCACCCCGAAGAACTCCTACGCGCACACACCGACCCACCAGAAGACCCCGGGTGA
- the nuoN gene encoding NADH-quinone oxidoreductase subunit NuoN: protein MPTPSVEYSLLLPMLIVFGVAIAGVLIEAFLPRRLRYRVQLTLTLGGLVAALLAVLGLTDRLSGGGGDTAMMGAVVIDGPALFLQGTVVLLAILGVLLIAERQIGSRDPARGLDGFTPQASAVPGSVAEQVATRAGAVQTEVFPLTMFATGGMMLFGASDDLLTIFVALEVLSLPLYLLCGLARRQRLLSQEAALKYFLLGAFSSAFFVYGVAMLYGYSGTLRLGGIADAVATPPGGSTALALIGIGLLMVGLLFKVGAVPFHSWIPDAYQGAPTAITAFMSAATKVAAFGALLRICHVALPALKDDWRPMLWAVAILTMVVGTVTAVTQTDVKRMLAYSAVAHTGFILTGVIAANEAGVSSTLFYLFAYGFSSLGAFALVGLVRSRDGEEATSMAAWAGLGRRHPLAGVVFSLFLLAFAGIPLTSGFVAKFAVFKAAGEGGAIPLVVIGVIASAVAAYFYVRVIVLMFFTDPPSDAPEVVAPSGLTTAVVTVTAAVTFALGALPQPLLDLADSAVPFLR from the coding sequence ATGCCCACCCCCAGCGTGGAGTACAGCCTGCTGCTACCGATGTTGATCGTGTTCGGCGTCGCCATCGCCGGAGTGCTGATCGAGGCGTTCCTGCCCCGCCGGCTCCGGTATCGCGTCCAGCTGACGTTGACGCTCGGCGGGTTGGTCGCGGCCCTGCTCGCGGTGCTCGGCCTGACCGACCGACTCTCCGGCGGTGGCGGGGACACCGCGATGATGGGCGCGGTGGTCATCGACGGTCCGGCACTGTTTCTGCAGGGCACCGTCGTGCTGCTGGCGATCCTGGGTGTCTTGCTGATCGCCGAACGCCAGATCGGATCGCGGGATCCGGCCCGCGGTCTGGACGGGTTCACCCCGCAGGCGTCCGCGGTGCCGGGCAGCGTCGCCGAACAGGTCGCCACCAGGGCGGGTGCGGTGCAGACCGAGGTGTTTCCGCTGACCATGTTCGCCACCGGCGGCATGATGCTGTTCGGTGCCTCGGACGACCTGTTGACGATCTTCGTCGCGCTGGAGGTGCTGTCGCTGCCGCTGTACCTGCTGTGCGGGCTGGCGCGGCGGCAGCGCCTGCTGTCCCAAGAGGCCGCGTTGAAATACTTCCTGCTGGGCGCGTTCTCGTCCGCGTTCTTCGTCTACGGGGTGGCGATGCTGTACGGCTACTCCGGCACCCTGCGGCTCGGCGGAATCGCCGACGCGGTCGCCACCCCGCCCGGCGGTTCGACCGCGCTGGCGCTGATCGGCATCGGGCTGCTGATGGTCGGGTTGCTGTTCAAGGTGGGGGCGGTGCCGTTCCACTCCTGGATTCCCGACGCATATCAGGGTGCCCCGACGGCGATCACGGCGTTCATGTCGGCGGCCACCAAGGTCGCGGCGTTCGGCGCGCTGCTGCGGATCTGTCACGTCGCGCTCCCCGCCCTCAAGGACGACTGGCGTCCGATGTTGTGGGCGGTGGCGATTCTGACCATGGTGGTGGGCACCGTCACCGCGGTGACGCAGACGGATGTCAAGCGGATGCTGGCGTATTCGGCGGTCGCCCACACCGGGTTCATCCTCACCGGCGTGATCGCCGCGAACGAGGCCGGGGTGTCGTCGACGCTGTTCTATCTGTTCGCCTACGGGTTCAGCTCGCTGGGCGCGTTCGCCCTCGTCGGGTTGGTGCGGTCACGTGACGGTGAGGAGGCGACCTCGATGGCGGCGTGGGCCGGGTTGGGCCGCCGTCATCCCCTTGCCGGCGTGGTGTTCTCGCTGTTTCTGCTTGCGTTCGCCGGCATTCCGTTGACCAGTGGGTTCGTCGCCAAGTTCGCGGTTTTCAAGGCCGCCGGGGAGGGCGGTGCGATTCCGCTGGTGGTGATCGGGGTGATCGCCAGCGCCGTCGCCGCGTACTTCTATGTGCGGGTGATCGTGTTGATGTTCTTCACCGATCCCCCCTCGGATGCGCCCGAGGTCGTCGCCCCCAGCGGGCTGACCACCGCTGTGGTCACGGTGACCGCCGCGGTGACGTTCGCGCTGGGGGCGTTGCCGCAACCTCTGCTCGATCTGGCGGACAGCGCGGTTCCGTTCCTGCGCTGA
- a CDS encoding NADH-quinone oxidoreductase subunit M — protein sequence MVTGFPWLTALWATPIVGAAALVLLPAARRGLAKWFALAVSLLVLGITAVLTAGFDPGGERYQFVESHRWIPSFGTGYILGIDGIALALVLLTAVLVPLLIVAGWNDADQRPGLAGRAVHLYLALTLAVEGMVLMSLIALDVLLFYVFFEAMLIPMYFLIGGFGGAHRGRAAVKFLLYNLFGGLIMLAAVIGLYVVTAGSDALAGPAGGGTFDFRAIVAAVSAGDLMIDPAVLNLLFLGFMLAFAIKAPLWPFHRWLPDAAVEATPATAVLMMAVMDKVGTFGMLRYSLQLFPDAATLFRPLVVALAVIGIVYGAILAIGQTDVMRLIAYTSISHFGFIILGIFVMTSQGQSGSTLYMINHGLSTAALFLIAGFLVTRHGTRLITDYGGVQKVAPVLAGTFLVAGLATLSLPGLAPFISEFLVLIGTFTRYPVLAVLAATALVLSAIYILWTYQRMMAGPVREDNRSIRDLIPRELVVVAPLIALLVGLGVYPKPALDIIDPAVGHTLTSIGEHDPRPTITAGDDPVPAGKGR from the coding sequence GTGGTGACTGGTTTTCCCTGGCTGACCGCGTTGTGGGCGACACCGATCGTCGGTGCCGCGGCGCTGGTGCTGCTGCCCGCGGCCCGCCGCGGCCTGGCCAAATGGTTCGCGCTGGCGGTGTCGCTGCTCGTGCTGGGCATCACCGCGGTGCTCACGGCAGGATTCGACCCGGGCGGCGAGCGTTACCAGTTCGTCGAGTCGCACCGCTGGATTCCGTCCTTCGGCACCGGCTACATCCTCGGGATCGACGGGATCGCGCTGGCGCTGGTGCTGCTCACCGCGGTGCTGGTGCCGCTGCTGATCGTGGCCGGGTGGAACGACGCCGATCAGCGCCCCGGCCTGGCGGGGCGTGCGGTGCACCTGTATCTGGCGCTCACCCTCGCCGTCGAGGGCATGGTGTTGATGTCGCTGATCGCGTTGGACGTGCTGCTGTTCTACGTGTTCTTCGAGGCCATGCTGATCCCGATGTACTTCCTCATCGGCGGCTTCGGCGGCGCCCACCGCGGCCGGGCGGCGGTGAAGTTCCTGCTGTACAACCTGTTCGGCGGGTTGATCATGTTGGCCGCGGTGATCGGTCTGTACGTGGTGACCGCGGGCAGCGACGCCCTCGCCGGTCCCGCGGGCGGGGGCACGTTCGACTTCCGCGCGATCGTCGCCGCGGTGTCGGCCGGCGATCTGATGATCGACCCGGCGGTGCTGAACCTGTTGTTCCTCGGGTTCATGCTGGCGTTCGCGATCAAGGCGCCGCTGTGGCCATTCCACCGCTGGCTGCCCGACGCCGCGGTGGAGGCGACACCGGCAACCGCGGTGCTGATGATGGCGGTGATGGACAAGGTCGGTACGTTCGGCATGCTGCGGTACAGCCTGCAGCTGTTTCCCGACGCGGCAACGCTTTTCCGGCCCCTGGTCGTCGCGCTGGCGGTGATCGGGATCGTCTACGGCGCGATTCTGGCGATCGGCCAGACCGATGTGATGCGGCTGATCGCCTACACGTCGATTTCGCACTTCGGCTTCATCATCCTGGGCATCTTCGTGATGACCAGTCAGGGTCAGTCCGGTTCGACGCTGTACATGATCAATCACGGTCTCTCCACCGCCGCGCTGTTCCTGATCGCCGGATTCCTGGTGACCCGGCACGGGACCCGGCTCATCACCGATTACGGCGGGGTGCAGAAGGTCGCCCCGGTGCTGGCCGGCACCTTCCTGGTGGCCGGGCTGGCCACGCTGTCGCTGCCCGGGCTGGCGCCGTTCATCAGTGAGTTCCTGGTGCTGATCGGGACGTTCACGCGGTATCCGGTGTTGGCGGTCCTGGCGGCCACCGCGTTGGTGCTGTCGGCGATCTACATCCTGTGGACCTACCAGCGGATGATGGCCGGCCCGGTGCGCGAGGACAACCGATCGATCCGCGACCTGATCCCCCGCGAACTCGTCGTGGTCGCGCCGCTGATCGCGCTGCTGGTGGGGCTGGGGGTGTATCCCAAACCGGCGCTGGACATCATCGACCCCGCGGTCGGTCACACCTTGACCTCGATCGGCGAACACGACCCGAGGCCGACGATCACGGCGGGAGACGATCCCGTTCCGGCAGGAAAGGGGCGCTGA
- the nuoL gene encoding NADH-quinone oxidoreductase subunit L, with protein sequence MTIPLWLLIALPAVGATVLLLAGRRADPWGHLLGCAAALASFGVAAVLFVDMLGRPGDQRGTVATLFSWVPVADLQIDFGLQLDQLSMCFALLITGVGSLIHIYSVGYMREDPERRKFFAYLNLFLSAMLLLVLADNFFGLYVGWEGVGLASYLLIGFWAHKPSAATAAKKAFVVNRVGDMGLVIAMAVMFAAAGSVSFSGVFGAAPQLGEGTLTAIGLLLLLAACGKSAQVPLQSWLGDAMEGPTPVSALIHAATMVTAGVYLIVRSGPVFDLAPGAQLAVVAVGAVTLLFGAIIGCAKDDIKKALAASTMSQIGYMVLAAGLGPAGYAFAIMHLLTHGFFKAGLFLGAGSVMHAMNDEVDMRRYGGLRSVLPITFATFGLGYLAIIGVPPLAGFFSKDAIIEVALAAGGVKGVVLGGAALLGAGITAFYMTRVMLLTFFGERRWEPTAQPHESPPVMTVPMILLAVGSVASGAVLAVGGTLQHWLEPVVGVHEAHHVVPVWVVTATVLATVAVGIVVAYRMYAMRPVPVEVPEGSALTVAARRDLYGDAFNEAVFMRTGQGLTRTLVHVDEVGVDGVGSGLAATVRRFSEALRGLQTGFARSYALSMLVGAALVVAMVLVVRAW encoded by the coding sequence ATGACGATTCCGCTGTGGCTGCTGATTGCGCTGCCGGCCGTCGGTGCGACCGTGCTGCTGCTGGCCGGGCGGCGCGCCGACCCGTGGGGTCATCTGCTGGGGTGCGCCGCCGCGCTGGCGTCGTTCGGCGTCGCCGCGGTGTTGTTCGTGGACATGCTGGGCCGGCCCGGTGATCAGCGCGGCACCGTGGCGACCCTGTTCTCCTGGGTTCCCGTCGCCGATCTGCAGATCGACTTCGGTCTGCAACTCGACCAGTTGTCGATGTGTTTCGCGCTGCTGATCACCGGTGTTGGCTCTCTGATCCACATCTACTCGGTCGGCTACATGCGCGAGGACCCGGAGCGCCGAAAGTTCTTCGCGTACCTGAATCTGTTCCTCTCCGCGATGCTGCTGCTGGTGCTGGCGGACAATTTCTTCGGCCTGTACGTCGGCTGGGAGGGCGTCGGCCTGGCGTCGTATCTGCTGATCGGTTTCTGGGCGCACAAACCCTCGGCGGCGACGGCCGCCAAGAAGGCGTTCGTGGTCAACCGGGTCGGCGACATGGGCCTGGTGATCGCGATGGCCGTGATGTTCGCCGCGGCCGGCTCGGTGTCGTTCAGCGGGGTCTTCGGCGCCGCACCGCAACTCGGTGAGGGCACCCTGACCGCGATCGGGCTGCTGCTGTTGCTGGCGGCCTGCGGCAAATCCGCTCAGGTGCCGCTGCAGTCCTGGTTGGGCGACGCGATGGAAGGCCCCACCCCGGTGTCGGCTCTGATTCATGCCGCCACCATGGTGACCGCGGGCGTGTATCTGATCGTGCGGTCCGGACCGGTGTTCGATCTGGCGCCGGGCGCGCAGCTCGCGGTGGTGGCCGTCGGCGCGGTGACCCTGCTGTTCGGTGCGATCATCGGCTGTGCGAAGGACGACATCAAGAAGGCGTTGGCGGCCTCCACGATGAGCCAGATCGGCTACATGGTGCTGGCTGCCGGTCTGGGGCCGGCCGGTTACGCGTTCGCGATCATGCATCTGCTGACCCACGGGTTCTTCAAGGCCGGGCTGTTCCTGGGGGCCGGGTCGGTGATGCACGCCATGAACGACGAGGTCGACATGCGCCGTTACGGCGGTCTGCGGTCCGTGCTGCCGATCACCTTCGCCACCTTCGGGCTCGGCTACCTGGCGATCATCGGGGTGCCGCCGTTGGCCGGCTTCTTCTCCAAGGACGCCATCATCGAGGTCGCGCTGGCCGCAGGTGGGGTCAAGGGTGTGGTGCTCGGCGGGGCTGCGCTGCTGGGCGCCGGCATCACCGCCTTCTACATGACCCGGGTGATGCTGCTGACGTTCTTCGGCGAACGGCGCTGGGAGCCGACCGCGCAGCCCCACGAGTCGCCACCGGTCATGACGGTGCCGATGATCCTGCTGGCCGTCGGATCGGTGGCCTCCGGTGCGGTGCTTGCCGTCGGCGGCACCCTGCAGCACTGGCTGGAGCCGGTGGTCGGCGTCCACGAGGCCCACCATGTGGTGCCGGTCTGGGTGGTGACCGCGACGGTCCTGGCGACGGTGGCGGTCGGCATCGTGGTCGCCTACCGGATGTATGCGATGCGCCCGGTGCCCGTCGAGGTTCCGGAGGGTTCGGCGCTCACTGTGGCCGCGCGGCGCGATCTGTACGGCGACGCCTTCAACGAGGCGGTCTTCATGCGCACCGGACAGGGCCTGACCCGCACCCTGGTGCACGTCGACGAGGTCGGTGTCGACGGCGTCGGCAGCGGCCTGGCTGCGACGGTGCGGCGGTTCTCGGAGGCCCTGCGCGGCCTGCAGACCGGTTTCGCCCGGTCGTATGCCTTGTCGATGCTCGTGGGTGCGGCCCTGGTGGTCGCCATGGTTCTGGTGGTGCGCGCGTGGTGA
- the nuoK gene encoding NADH-quinone oxidoreductase subunit NuoK: protein MSPDNYLYLSALLFTIGAVGVLVRRNAIVMFMSIELMLNAVNLSLVTFARLHGSLDGQVLAFFVMVVAACEVVIGLAIIMAIFRTRRSASVDDANLLKH from the coding sequence GTGAGTCCCGACAACTATCTGTATCTGTCGGCGTTGCTGTTCACCATCGGCGCCGTCGGGGTGCTGGTGCGGCGCAACGCGATCGTGATGTTCATGTCGATCGAGTTGATGCTCAATGCGGTGAACCTGTCGCTGGTCACGTTCGCCCGGCTGCACGGCTCCCTCGACGGCCAGGTGCTCGCCTTCTTCGTGATGGTGGTGGCCGCCTGCGAGGTGGTGATCGGCCTGGCGATCATCATGGCCATCTTCCGCACCCGCCGTTCGGCTTCGGTGGACGACGCCAACCTGCTCAAACACTAG